In Negativicutes bacterium, the sequence TGCCGGTTCCGCTAAGTGCTAAACGTTTTAGCGAACGCGGTTATAATCAGTCGGAAAAAATGTATAAACCCTGGGCGCTAGAACATAATTTAAATTGGCAGAACTTATTAATAAGGATTAAGGAAACAAAACCGCAATATCAATTAAATCTTAAGGAACGAAAAGAAAACTTAAAAAATGCGTTTAACGTGAAAAAGGATTTTTGTATTAAAGGCAAGAATATCTTATTAGTAGATGATGTTTATACTACTGGCAGTACCTTGGCAGAATGTGCTAAAGTACTAAAAAAAGCCGGAGCCAAAGAGGTTAGGGCAGTAGCGTTAGCTATTAATATTTAAGAAAAGGCTTAAAATTTTTGGTTAAATAACTTAT encodes:
- a CDS encoding ComF family protein, with the protein product MFTVLKSLILEILFPSFCPLCKTKVNESGAWCDECLAFSVQKLKITAVELKYLDECLILCHYQEGVNKIIKGLKYYNQLKYCDNILWLLNRLEVVKAYANIDIVVPVPLSAKRFSERGYNQSEKMYKPWALEHNLNWQNLLIRIKETKPQYQLNLKERKENLKNAFNVKKDFCIKGKNILLVDDVYTTGSTLAECAKVLKKAGAKEVRAVALAINI